A genomic stretch from Streptomyces sp. QL37 includes:
- a CDS encoding AraC family transcriptional regulator — translation MYHTWMRYFTPGPTHHKLGLVCLGVGLQHGALPPVGPRTLDHHVAVVISAGSGWYRRPDGGHTPVTAPALIWLVPGIPHHYGPDPATGWDESFVDFTGPATVPYTELGYIETDRPVVPLADTASARAAVSRIARAARLGNPLLEVETGAAVHELLVALRRARADVGADGDPVLNALARDAFQPLSVAEHASRHGMTPAELRTAVRRGAGCSPKDYLLGIRLGRAKELLATTELPVSAVARRVGYDDAAYFSRLFTRRVGTAPVRFRDQQGRAVPGGWSDRIPDPAHPPTITTPHGSADSPAVLAPPRVAGVGGTEQTGEGGQLSRGAWDNG, via the coding sequence ATGTACCACACCTGGATGCGCTATTTCACGCCAGGCCCCACCCACCACAAGCTGGGGCTTGTCTGCCTCGGAGTGGGCCTCCAGCACGGCGCACTGCCCCCCGTCGGGCCCCGTACCCTCGACCACCACGTCGCCGTCGTCATCAGCGCGGGCAGTGGCTGGTACCGCCGCCCGGACGGCGGACACACCCCCGTGACGGCTCCCGCGCTCATCTGGCTCGTGCCGGGGATCCCGCACCACTACGGTCCCGACCCCGCCACCGGCTGGGACGAGAGCTTCGTCGACTTCACCGGCCCGGCCACCGTCCCGTACACCGAGCTCGGCTACATCGAGACCGACCGCCCGGTCGTCCCCCTCGCGGACACGGCGTCCGCCCGCGCGGCCGTGAGCCGCATCGCCCGCGCAGCCCGCCTCGGCAACCCCCTCCTCGAGGTCGAGACCGGCGCCGCCGTGCACGAACTGCTCGTCGCCCTGCGACGCGCCCGTGCCGATGTCGGAGCCGACGGAGACCCTGTACTCAACGCCCTCGCCCGCGACGCGTTTCAGCCCCTGTCCGTCGCCGAACACGCCTCCCGCCACGGCATGACCCCCGCCGAGCTGCGCACCGCCGTACGCCGGGGCGCCGGATGCAGCCCCAAGGACTACCTCCTCGGCATCCGCCTCGGCCGGGCCAAGGAGCTCCTCGCCACCACCGAGCTACCCGTGTCCGCCGTCGCCCGCCGCGTCGGCTACGACGACGCCGCCTACTTCTCCCGGCTCTTCACCCGCCGCGTCGGCACGGCCCCCGTCCGCTTCCGTGACCAGCAGGGCCGGGCGGTCCCCGGCGGCTGGAGCGACCGGATCCCGGACCCCGCACACCCCCCGACCATCACCACACCCCACGGGTCCGCCGACAGCCCGGCCGTGCTCGCCCCGCCCCGTGTGGCGGGCGTCGGAGGCACGGAGCAGACTGGCGAGGGAGGGCAGCTGTCCAGAGGAGCCTGGGACAATGGGTGA
- a CDS encoding beta-galactosidase: protein MAEFTVGERDFELDGRPVRLLSGALHYFRVHEGQWEHRLAMLRAMGLNCVETYVPWNLHEPERGRHRDVEALGRFLDAAEAAGLWAIVRPGPYICAEWENGGLPHWLTGTLGTRVRTRDPEYLGHVERWFRRLLPQVVRREIGRGGPVIMVQVENEYGSYGSDQVYLGRLTELLRELGVTVPLFTSDGPEDHMLTGGSVPGVLATANFGSGARENFETLRRHRPDGPLMCMEFWCGWFGHWGAEPVVREPADAASALEEILRCGASVNIYMAHGGTSFGGWSGANRAGDLHGGELRSTVTSYDYGAPVDEYGRPTEKFWLFRDILAPYQEGGAPLPDVPAPPAALGGPLGTELGEWAPLGEVMDTLGGPETEWAVPPTFEELGVDRGVVRYRVRVPGPRPPYPLGVTGLRDRAVVYVDGTRAGVLGGGPAEAGSYTALDGPVAGPAEVELWVESLGRVNYGPRLAEPKGITGGVLHERQYLHGVRARGLALDAFEDADALRRVSFRAPEEGAPGLFRGTFDVRGPGDAGLALPGWERGFVWVNGFCLGRYWSVGPQDSLYVPGPLLREGVNEVWVLELERSGDRRLTLG from the coding sequence ATGGCTGAGTTCACGGTGGGCGAGCGGGATTTCGAGCTGGACGGGCGGCCCGTAAGGCTGTTGTCGGGCGCTCTGCACTATTTCCGGGTGCACGAGGGGCAGTGGGAGCACCGGCTGGCGATGCTCCGCGCCATGGGGCTCAACTGTGTGGAGACGTACGTCCCGTGGAATCTGCACGAGCCGGAGCGGGGGCGCCACCGCGACGTGGAGGCGCTGGGCCGGTTCCTGGACGCGGCGGAGGCGGCCGGGTTGTGGGCGATCGTGCGGCCGGGGCCCTACATCTGCGCGGAGTGGGAGAACGGCGGTCTGCCGCACTGGCTGACGGGGACGCTGGGCACCAGGGTGCGGACCCGCGATCCGGAGTACCTCGGGCACGTCGAGCGGTGGTTCCGGAGGCTGCTGCCGCAGGTGGTGCGGCGGGAGATCGGCCGGGGCGGCCCGGTGATCATGGTGCAGGTCGAGAACGAGTACGGCAGTTACGGCTCCGACCAGGTGTATCTGGGCCGTCTGACGGAGCTGCTGCGCGAGCTCGGTGTGACGGTTCCGCTGTTCACGTCCGACGGGCCGGAGGACCACATGCTGACGGGCGGCTCGGTGCCCGGGGTGCTGGCGACGGCGAACTTCGGTTCGGGGGCCCGGGAGAACTTCGAGACGCTGCGGCGGCACCGTCCGGACGGGCCGCTGATGTGCATGGAGTTCTGGTGCGGATGGTTCGGGCACTGGGGTGCGGAGCCGGTGGTGCGGGAGCCGGCCGACGCGGCGTCGGCGCTGGAGGAGATCCTCCGGTGCGGCGCGTCCGTCAACATCTACATGGCACACGGCGGAACGAGCTTCGGCGGCTGGTCGGGGGCGAACCGCGCCGGGGACCTCCACGGCGGAGAGCTCCGGTCGACCGTGACGTCGTACGACTACGGCGCCCCCGTCGACGAGTACGGACGCCCCACCGAGAAGTTCTGGCTGTTCCGGGACATCCTCGCGCCCTACCAGGAGGGGGGCGCCCCGCTGCCCGACGTGCCGGCTCCACCCGCCGCTCTGGGCGGCCCGTTGGGTACCGAGCTCGGGGAGTGGGCACCACTGGGTGAGGTCATGGACACTCTGGGCGGCCCGGAGACCGAATGGGCGGTGCCACCCACGTTCGAGGAGCTGGGGGTGGACCGGGGGGTGGTCCGCTATCGGGTGCGGGTGCCGGGGCCGCGTCCCCCGTATCCACTCGGGGTGACCGGGCTCCGGGACCGCGCGGTGGTGTACGTCGACGGGACGCGGGCGGGGGTGCTGGGGGGCGGCCCGGCCGAGGCCGGCTCGTACACGGCGCTGGACGGGCCGGTCGCGGGGCCGGCGGAGGTGGAGCTGTGGGTGGAGTCGCTGGGGCGGGTCAACTACGGGCCGCGTCTCGCCGAGCCGAAGGGGATCACGGGCGGTGTCCTGCACGAGCGCCAGTACCTGCACGGTGTGCGGGCGCGGGGGCTCGCCCTGGACGCGTTCGAGGACGCGGACGCACTCCGAAGGGTTTCCTTCCGCGCCCCGGAGGAGGGTGCCCCGGGCCTGTTCCGGGGAACGTTCGACGTACGAGGTCCGGGTGACGCCGGGCTGGCCCTGCCGGGGTGGGAGCGTGGCTTCGTCTGGGTGAACGGCTTCTGCCTGGGGCGCTACTGGAGCGTGGGGCCCCAGGATTCGCTGTACGTTCCGGGGCCCCTGCTGCGCGAGGGTGTGAACGAGGTGTGGGTGCTGGAGCTGGAGCGCTCGGGAGACCGCCGGCTGACTCTCGGCTGA
- a CDS encoding SDR family NAD(P)-dependent oxidoreductase yields the protein MSLTSSTPPWDVHRLPGADGRVFLVTGGNAGIGYFVAEQLSATGATVVLGSRSPARAEAATTLIRIRVPGARVRAVRLDLADLSSLGAAVEALGVEHLDAVVHNAGVALDDPPRQETVDGHELMFGTNHLGHFALTHALMPLLTAAPAARVVTMGSFAAKSERLDLDDLQSRKDYRPKRTYGRSKLAQMYFGVELDRRLRAAGSTVSSILAHPGGALDSLTPSRPPVHVRSTGARLGAAPVALLLQGKDAGAWPAVRAVLDPAARGGGLWGPRVFGLRGEPRCEAVWDHLADRSVAARLWDESCDLTGSHLGTSCGSG from the coding sequence GTGTCGCTCACATCCTCCACCCCGCCCTGGGACGTCCACCGGCTGCCCGGTGCCGACGGCCGCGTCTTCCTGGTCACCGGCGGCAACGCCGGCATCGGGTACTTCGTCGCGGAGCAGTTGTCGGCGACCGGCGCCACCGTCGTACTCGGCAGCCGGAGTCCGGCCAGGGCCGAGGCCGCCACGACCTTGATCCGCATACGTGTTCCCGGCGCGCGGGTGCGGGCCGTACGGCTGGATCTGGCCGACCTCTCGTCGCTCGGAGCAGCGGTGGAGGCGCTGGGGGTGGAGCACCTCGACGCGGTGGTCCACAACGCAGGCGTCGCGCTCGACGACCCGCCACGCCAGGAGACCGTGGACGGTCATGAACTCATGTTCGGCACGAATCACCTCGGGCACTTCGCCTTGACCCATGCGCTGATGCCGCTGCTGACGGCCGCCCCGGCGGCCCGCGTGGTGACCATGGGCAGCTTCGCGGCGAAGTCCGAACGGCTCGATCTCGACGACCTGCAGTCCCGGAAGGACTACCGGCCCAAGCGGACCTACGGACGCTCCAAGCTGGCACAGATGTACTTCGGCGTCGAACTCGACCGCCGTCTGCGCGCGGCCGGCAGCACGGTGTCGAGCATCCTGGCCCATCCGGGCGGGGCGCTGGACTCCCTCACCCCCTCACGGCCGCCGGTCCATGTGCGGTCCACCGGCGCACGGCTGGGCGCGGCACCCGTGGCCCTTCTCCTCCAGGGCAAGGACGCCGGGGCGTGGCCCGCGGTCCGGGCGGTGCTCGACCCGGCCGCGCGGGGAGGCGGGCTGTGGGGGCCGCGCGTCTTCGGCCTGCGCGGTGAGCCCCGGTGTGAAGCGGTGTGGGACCACCTCGCCGACCGCTCGGTCGCGGCGCGGTTGTGGGACGAGAGCTGTGATCTGACCGGCTCCCACCTCGGCACGAGCTGCGGAAGCGGATGA
- a CDS encoding endo-alpha-N-acetylgalactosaminidase family protein — protein sequence MHAQDPGPSRRTVVAATALAGAGLALAGPGTAFAAQRETVLRSRELEVRVDPDFPRIVSYTDRAGGAVLHGQEDPVASVLIDGTARTPRVTSRSGRETASYTLTFDGGTEIRAEIRVTGRRVEWRVTRITDTPDLRVGTLQIPSLAFLSVRSDQPGAALLAARIQLDKATSGDTLVELTPDTAPDAAPTGCAYAVVAHDRLGGALETNTTYDKPDSAPGVTWENGRLWRRTVRKDGYVKAELACGQWTHRAATAPVDVTEPLPYATVIITGDRNGDGVVDWQDAAIAFRDIMVDPLGADEQHLRVVPHIPFNFASQATNPFLVTLDNVKRISLATDGLRQYTLLKGYQSEGHDSAHPDYAGNHNERAGGLKDLNTLVSEGRGWGSDFGVHVNATESYPVANAFSETLVDKSNEQWDWLDQSYRIDQRRDLVSGDIIKRFQDLRDETDPALNMLYIDVFRESGWTSDRLQRALREQGWQVTTEWGHGLERSSLWSHWATETDYGADTSRGINSQLIRFIRNHQKDVFADKWPTLLGIPRTGNFEGWVNKTDWNTFYRQIWTDSLPAKYLQAYPVRTWGAHEITFFGPTKTSVDDTDGTRRITTDGRVVYEGGRYLLPWEPREATDPDRLYHYNPAGGSSTWRLPRGWAGRSKVYVHRLTDQGRASVREVPVRSGRVTIEAEADQPYVVHRVRMPANRDPEWGQATPLHDPGFNAGSLEGWSVSGPASVELSALGDYELVVGAGAAAAVGQRIARLAPGTYAASVQVEVGEEAGERRRAALTVRTADGTTAENWTDCSTAVNLVAADRKHDTRFQRMFTYFAVPDGGGPVDLTLRTEAGDARVRFDNVRIVAARRTEKAGAVAFEDFQHVPQGWGPFVKGDAGGSTDPRTHIAQRHAPFTQRGWNGKAIDDVVDGTQSLKSRGENDGLVYRTVQHTVRFEPGKRYRVTFRYENEKAGQYAWITGVDAPASRELDRRELPAATSPAVLSHEFTAPPEGETWVGLRRTGDDGTAEFVLDSFEVHEL from the coding sequence ATGCACGCACAAGATCCGGGACCGAGCCGCAGGACCGTGGTGGCCGCCACCGCACTGGCGGGTGCCGGACTGGCCCTCGCAGGCCCGGGCACCGCGTTCGCGGCACAGCGGGAGACCGTGCTGCGCTCCCGTGAACTGGAGGTGCGCGTCGATCCGGACTTCCCGCGCATCGTCTCCTACACCGACCGCGCCGGAGGCGCCGTACTGCACGGTCAGGAGGACCCGGTCGCCTCCGTGCTGATCGACGGCACCGCCCGTACCCCGCGGGTGACCTCACGCTCCGGCCGCGAAACGGCGTCGTACACCCTCACCTTCGACGGCGGCACCGAGATCCGGGCCGAGATCCGCGTCACCGGCCGCCGGGTCGAGTGGCGGGTCACCAGGATCACCGACACCCCGGATCTGCGCGTCGGTACGCTCCAGATCCCGTCGCTGGCGTTCCTGTCGGTACGCAGCGACCAGCCGGGTGCCGCCCTCCTCGCCGCCCGCATCCAGCTCGACAAGGCCACGAGCGGCGACACGCTGGTCGAGCTCACACCGGACACCGCGCCCGACGCGGCGCCGACCGGCTGCGCGTACGCCGTCGTCGCCCACGACCGGCTCGGCGGCGCCCTGGAGACGAACACGACGTACGACAAGCCCGACAGCGCGCCGGGCGTCACCTGGGAGAACGGCCGGCTGTGGCGCCGGACCGTCAGGAAGGACGGCTACGTCAAGGCCGAACTCGCCTGCGGGCAGTGGACGCACAGGGCCGCGACCGCGCCCGTGGACGTCACCGAGCCGCTCCCGTACGCCACCGTGATCATCACCGGTGACCGCAACGGCGACGGTGTGGTGGACTGGCAGGACGCCGCCATCGCCTTCCGCGACATCATGGTCGATCCACTGGGCGCCGACGAGCAGCACCTGCGCGTCGTCCCGCACATCCCGTTCAACTTCGCCAGTCAGGCCACCAACCCGTTCCTCGTGACGCTCGACAACGTCAAGCGGATCTCCCTCGCGACGGACGGTCTGCGCCAGTACACGCTCCTCAAGGGCTACCAGTCGGAGGGCCACGACTCCGCCCACCCCGACTACGCCGGCAACCACAACGAACGCGCGGGCGGCCTGAAGGACCTCAACACCCTCGTGAGCGAGGGACGCGGATGGGGGAGCGACTTCGGCGTCCATGTGAACGCCACGGAGTCGTACCCCGTCGCGAACGCGTTCTCCGAGACACTCGTGGACAAGAGCAACGAGCAGTGGGACTGGCTCGACCAGAGCTACCGCATCGACCAGCGGCGTGACCTCGTGTCCGGCGACATCATCAAGCGCTTCCAGGACCTGAGGGACGAGACCGACCCCGCCCTGAACATGCTCTACATCGACGTGTTCCGCGAGTCCGGCTGGACCTCGGACCGGCTCCAGCGGGCCTTGCGGGAGCAGGGCTGGCAGGTCACCACCGAGTGGGGCCACGGCCTCGAACGCTCCTCCCTGTGGTCCCACTGGGCCACCGAGACCGACTACGGCGCCGACACGTCCCGGGGCATCAACTCGCAGCTGATCCGCTTCATCCGCAACCACCAGAAGGACGTCTTCGCCGACAAGTGGCCGACGCTCCTCGGGATTCCGCGCACCGGCAACTTCGAGGGCTGGGTCAACAAGACCGACTGGAACACCTTCTACCGGCAGATCTGGACCGACAGCCTGCCCGCCAAGTACCTCCAGGCGTACCCGGTCAGGACCTGGGGCGCCCACGAGATCACGTTCTTCGGCCCGACGAAGACATCCGTGGACGACACCGACGGCACCCGCCGCATCACCACGGACGGCCGGGTCGTGTACGAGGGAGGACGCTACCTGCTGCCCTGGGAGCCGCGAGAAGCCACCGATCCCGACCGGCTCTACCACTACAACCCGGCGGGCGGCAGCAGCACCTGGCGGCTGCCGCGCGGCTGGGCCGGCCGGTCGAAGGTCTACGTCCACCGGCTCACCGACCAGGGGCGGGCATCCGTCCGTGAGGTGCCCGTCCGCTCCGGCCGCGTCACCATCGAGGCCGAGGCGGACCAGCCCTACGTCGTCCACCGCGTCCGGATGCCCGCGAACCGGGACCCGGAGTGGGGGCAGGCGACACCGCTGCACGACCCCGGCTTCAACGCCGGCTCTCTGGAGGGCTGGAGCGTCAGCGGCCCGGCGTCGGTGGAGCTCAGTGCCCTCGGTGACTACGAACTGGTCGTCGGGGCCGGTGCGGCGGCGGCCGTCGGCCAGCGGATCGCCCGCCTCGCACCGGGCACCTACGCAGCCTCCGTACAGGTGGAGGTGGGAGAGGAAGCGGGGGAGCGGCGACGGGCCGCGCTCACCGTGCGCACGGCCGACGGCACCACCGCCGAGAACTGGACGGACTGCTCCACCGCCGTGAACCTCGTCGCGGCGGACCGCAAGCACGACACCCGATTCCAGCGCATGTTCACGTACTTCGCCGTGCCGGACGGCGGCGGGCCCGTGGACCTCACCCTGCGCACCGAGGCCGGGGACGCCAGGGTCCGCTTCGACAATGTGCGGATCGTCGCAGCGCGGCGCACCGAAAAGGCCGGAGCCGTGGCCTTCGAGGACTTCCAGCACGTGCCCCAGGGCTGGGGGCCCTTCGTCAAGGGCGACGCGGGCGGTTCCACGGACCCGCGCACCCACATCGCACAGCGGCACGCCCCGTTCACCCAGCGCGGCTGGAACGGCAAGGCGATCGACGACGTCGTCGACGGAACCCAGTCGCTGAAGTCGCGCGGGGAGAACGACGGCCTCGTCTACCGGACCGTGCAGCACACCGTCCGCTTCGAGCCCGGGAAGCGCTACCGGGTGACCTTCCGGTACGAGAACGAGAAGGCCGGTCAGTACGCGTGGATCACCGGGGTCGACGCACCGGCCTCCCGCGAGCTCGACCGCAGGGAACTTCCCGCGGCCACCTCACCGGCCGTGCTGAGTCACGAGTTCACCGCGCCGCCCGAGGGGGAGACCTGGGTCGGCCTGCGCAGGACCGGTGACGACGGGACTGCGGAGTTCGTCCTCGACTCCTTCGAGGTCCACGAGCTGTGA
- a CDS encoding phage holin family protein yields the protein MSTAERQTDTTDDSLGVLVSRASQQISELVREEMRLARAEMTQKGKRFGKGGGLFGAASLIGILAAQALVATCIAALALVLPLWASALIVTAVLAAAAAAAAFAGKKQIAEAGSPAPERTVDSVKADLAEIKGKAHR from the coding sequence ATGAGCACGGCAGAGCGGCAGACCGACACCACCGACGACTCGTTGGGTGTCCTGGTCTCGCGCGCCTCGCAGCAGATTTCGGAGCTGGTCCGCGAGGAAATGCGGCTGGCACGAGCGGAGATGACCCAGAAGGGCAAGCGTTTCGGGAAGGGCGGCGGCCTCTTCGGCGCCGCGAGCCTCATCGGCATCCTGGCGGCCCAGGCACTGGTCGCGACCTGCATCGCGGCACTTGCCCTGGTGCTGCCGTTGTGGGCATCGGCCCTCATCGTCACGGCGGTGCTGGCGGCGGCCGCAGCGGCGGCCGCCTTCGCGGGAAAGAAGCAGATCGCCGAGGCCGGCTCCCCCGCCCCGGAGCGGACCGTCGACAGCGTCAAGGCAGATCTGGCAGAGATCAAGGGAAAGGCACACCGATGA
- a CDS encoding DUF3618 domain-containing protein produces the protein MSKESRTNIGTPVPDASNPEELREQVERTRDELGQTVEALAAKADVKAQAREKTAAAREQAAEKAALVAEQVRGKAEQATRLVKEKTPDPVLEKAAEAASHVRETATRAGQYAADKAPDPLLEKAGKASSFARANRNPLLAGGALLAAVLLVRHRRGRR, from the coding sequence ATGAGCAAGGAATCCCGCACCAACATAGGAACCCCCGTCCCCGACGCCTCCAACCCCGAGGAACTGCGCGAGCAGGTCGAACGCACCCGCGACGAACTCGGACAGACCGTCGAAGCACTGGCGGCCAAGGCCGACGTCAAGGCACAGGCGAGGGAGAAGACCGCCGCCGCGAGGGAACAGGCCGCGGAGAAGGCTGCTCTGGTGGCCGAGCAGGTCCGTGGGAAGGCGGAGCAGGCCACGCGGCTCGTCAAGGAGAAGACGCCCGATCCCGTTCTGGAGAAGGCGGCCGAGGCCGCGTCCCACGTACGGGAGACCGCGACCCGGGCAGGACAGTACGCGGCGGACAAGGCCCCCGACCCGCTGCTCGAAAAGGCGGGCAAGGCCTCGTCCTTCGCACGCGCCAACCGCAACCCGCTTCTCGCGGGTGGGGCGCTGCTCGCCGCCGTCCTGCTGGTGCGCCACCGTCGAGGACGCCGATGA
- a CDS encoding DUF4235 domain-containing protein, with product MRISKIVYKPVGLALGAASGMIASAAFKQTWKIVEGEGDAPDATDEDRSWRQILLAAALQGVIFSVVKAAVDRSGAVATRRLTGVWPG from the coding sequence ATGAGGATTTCCAAGATCGTCTACAAGCCGGTCGGGCTGGCCCTCGGTGCGGCGAGCGGCATGATCGCGAGTGCGGCGTTCAAACAGACGTGGAAGATCGTCGAAGGAGAGGGCGACGCGCCCGATGCCACGGACGAGGACCGGTCCTGGCGGCAGATCCTGCTCGCCGCCGCCCTCCAGGGAGTCATCTTCTCCGTGGTGAAGGCAGCCGTCGACCGTTCGGGCGCCGTGGCCACGCGCCGCCTGACCGGCGTCTGGCCGGGCTGA
- a CDS encoding phospholipase C, phosphocholine-specific, whose product MTELDRRRFLRIAGGTAAFAMLNESIARAAAIPAQGSTGTIQDIEHIVVLMQENRSFDHYFGAMKGVRGFGDPRPVLQDNGRSVFHQSDGTKDILPFNPQVDDLGMQFLEGLDHDWAGGHQAYDNGKYDKWVPAKTATTMSYMTRNDIPFHYALADAFTVCDAYHCSFIGATDPNRYYLWSGHTGNDRTGGGPVLGNQEAGYGWKTYPERLESAGVSWKVYQDIGDGLDAAGSWGWIDDAFRGNYGDNSLLYFNSYRNAQPGSALYEKARTGTDVRAGGTYFDRLRADVVGGNLPEISWIAAPEAFSEHANWPTNFGAWYISQVLDALTANPAVWAKTALFITYDENDGFFDHVVPPYPPASSAWGLSTADVSKDLYPGGGGYAAGPYGLGPRVPMIVVSPWSKGGYVCSETFDHTSVIRFMEKRFGVREPNISPWRRAVCGDLTSAFDFARTDTSPAALPSTAGYEPPDRNRHPSYHPTPPATGTLPEQEAGSKPTRALGYSPYVDGLATVSTAKFTLTFAPGPTLGAHFHCTSGNRTDGPWPYTVEAGKTLSDTWSTSGSTGNLIDLTVWGPNGFLRTWRGPAKQAGPEVTARHAASGGDLTLSMTNSGTVAVNLTVTNAYGGSAQTFKVNPGATVSHTVDLRATARWYDVKVVSDADATFLRRFAGHVETGAPGVSDPAIRTA is encoded by the coding sequence ATGACAGAGCTCGACCGTCGCAGGTTCCTCCGTATAGCCGGAGGCACCGCGGCCTTCGCCATGCTGAACGAGAGCATCGCGAGAGCCGCCGCCATTCCGGCGCAGGGCAGCACAGGAACGATCCAGGACATCGAGCACATCGTCGTACTGATGCAGGAGAATCGTTCCTTCGATCACTACTTCGGAGCGATGAAGGGGGTACGGGGCTTCGGGGATCCCCGGCCGGTGCTCCAGGACAACGGCAGGTCCGTCTTCCACCAGTCCGACGGGACCAAGGACATCCTCCCCTTCAACCCCCAGGTCGACGACCTCGGGATGCAGTTCCTGGAAGGGCTGGACCACGACTGGGCCGGCGGCCATCAGGCGTACGACAACGGCAAGTACGACAAGTGGGTGCCGGCCAAGACGGCCACGACCATGTCGTACATGACACGGAACGACATCCCGTTCCACTACGCCCTGGCCGACGCCTTCACCGTGTGCGACGCCTACCACTGCTCCTTCATCGGAGCGACCGACCCCAACCGCTACTACCTCTGGTCGGGCCACACCGGCAACGACCGTACGGGCGGCGGACCGGTCCTCGGTAACCAGGAGGCCGGCTACGGCTGGAAGACCTACCCGGAGCGGCTGGAGTCGGCAGGGGTCTCCTGGAAGGTCTATCAGGACATCGGCGACGGCCTGGACGCCGCCGGTTCGTGGGGCTGGATCGACGACGCCTTCCGCGGCAACTACGGCGACAACTCCCTGCTGTACTTCAACAGCTACCGCAACGCACAGCCCGGCAGCGCCCTGTACGAGAAGGCCCGCACCGGCACCGACGTCAGGGCCGGCGGCACGTACTTCGACCGGCTGCGAGCGGACGTGGTGGGCGGAAACCTCCCGGAGATCTCCTGGATCGCCGCCCCCGAGGCCTTCAGCGAGCACGCCAACTGGCCGACGAACTTCGGCGCCTGGTACATCTCACAGGTCCTGGACGCGCTGACGGCGAACCCGGCGGTGTGGGCGAAGACCGCCCTGTTCATCACCTACGACGAGAACGACGGCTTCTTCGACCACGTGGTCCCGCCGTACCCGCCGGCCTCCTCGGCCTGGGGCCTGTCCACGGCCGACGTGTCGAAGGACCTCTACCCCGGCGGCGGGGGTTACGCGGCCGGCCCCTACGGGCTCGGCCCGCGTGTGCCGATGATCGTGGTCTCGCCGTGGAGCAAGGGCGGTTACGTCTGCTCCGAGACCTTCGACCACACCTCGGTGATCCGCTTCATGGAGAAACGCTTCGGGGTGCGGGAGCCCAACATCTCGCCGTGGCGCCGCGCCGTCTGCGGTGACCTGACCTCGGCCTTCGACTTCGCCCGCACGGACACGTCGCCCGCCGCGCTGCCCTCCACGGCCGGATACGAGCCGCCGGACAGGAACCGCCACCCGTCCTACCACCCGACCCCGCCGGCCACGGGCACCCTGCCCGAGCAGGAGGCGGGCTCCAAACCGACCCGCGCCCTGGGTTACAGCCCGTACGTGGACGGCCTGGCCACCGTCTCCACCGCCAAGTTCACCCTGACCTTCGCCCCCGGCCCCACCCTGGGCGCCCACTTCCACTGCACCTCGGGCAACCGCACGGACGGCCCGTGGCCCTACACCGTGGAGGCGGGAAAGACCCTCTCGGACACCTGGAGCACCAGCGGCTCCACGGGCAACCTGATCGATCTCACGGTCTGGGGCCCGAACGGCTTCCTGCGCACCTGGCGGGGCCCCGCGAAGCAGGCCGGCCCCGAGGTCACCGCCCGCCACGCGGCGTCCGGCGGCGATCTGACGCTCAGCATGACCAACTCGGGCACGGTTGCCGTCAACCTGACCGTGACCAACGCCTACGGCGGCTCGGCACAGACCTTCAAGGTCAATCCCGGCGCGACCGTCTCCCACACCGTCGACCTGCGCGCCACCGCCCGCTGGTACGACGTCAAGGTCGTCTCCGACGCCGACGCCACCTTCCTACGGCGCTTCGCCGGGCACGTGGAGACCGGCGCCCCGGGCGTCTCCGACCCGGCGATCAGGACGGCCTGA
- a CDS encoding glycosyltransferase yields the protein MTGPAAMAVVIPAHNEQALLGAALAAVSRAARHPALAATRVLVVVAADACTDATQSVARRAGALIAPLDSRNPGRARAAGAALALRTLDLDPSAVWIASTDADSEVPSRWLAHQRACAEKGWEAVVGTVRPHGWSPALTDVIRRHMREYEEAGRHPGRPDLHPHVHGANLGVRADAYLRCGGYPALATGEDHALVAALNASGHRVLRTRRFPVLTSARLNARARGGYGDHLGRLAEPVRQLD from the coding sequence GTGACGGGGCCCGCCGCCATGGCCGTGGTGATACCCGCGCACAACGAGCAGGCGCTGCTGGGCGCCGCCCTCGCCGCCGTGTCCCGGGCCGCCCGGCATCCCGCCCTGGCCGCCACCCGGGTGCTCGTGGTCGTCGCCGCGGACGCCTGCACCGACGCGACCCAGTCGGTCGCACGGCGGGCGGGCGCCCTGATCGCGCCGCTCGACTCCCGCAACCCCGGGCGGGCCAGAGCCGCCGGTGCGGCGCTGGCCCTGCGCACCCTGGACCTGGACCCGAGCGCCGTGTGGATCGCCTCGACCGATGCCGACAGCGAGGTCCCGTCCCGCTGGCTCGCGCACCAGCGGGCCTGCGCCGAGAAGGGCTGGGAGGCCGTGGTGGGCACCGTCCGGCCGCACGGATGGAGTCCGGCGCTCACGGACGTGATCCGTCGGCACATGCGTGAGTACGAGGAGGCCGGCCGCCACCCCGGCCGGCCGGACCTGCATCCCCATGTCCATGGTGCCAACCTGGGTGTCCGGGCCGACGCGTACCTGCGCTGCGGGGGATACCCTGCGCTGGCGACCGGTGAGGACCACGCGCTGGTCGCCGCCCTGAACGCGAGCGGCCACCGCGTCCTGCGCACCAGACGCTTCCCGGTCCTCACCTCGGCGCGCCTGAACGCGCGTGCCCGGGGCGGGTACGGCGACCACTTGGGCCGGCTGGCCGAGCCCGTGCGGCAGCTCGACTGA